In the genome of Deinococcus aerophilus, one region contains:
- a CDS encoding hemolysin family protein gives MNDILGLLALFGLVLMNGFFVAAEFALVSVRRTRIDQLADEGNATAKATQRALHNLDLYIAATQLGITMASLAIGFVAEPAIEHLVAPLFADTALTEGQVRAIAFGIAFAISTVLHIVFGELAPKSWALQRNEQVSLLVTRPLLLFTGVFKWAIVGLNAMGNGVVRLFGLRGVAGHHTAYSEEEIRMIVSASSQEGVLEDSEKELVYNVFDLSDTTVREIMTPRVDMIVVDGASPLRRMLELNAEHGYSRVPVYQDTADNIVGIVHSGDVLRHINELDSVSVADVMRKVFFVPEGMKIKDLLTKMREKKSHLSVVVDEFGGTAGLVTLEDALEEIVGEIYDETDEEELPLFEVVGEGVYLIDGGMIVHEVEQILGSNLEDGDGEFDTLGGFMTDHYGDIPEVGYTFVKEGWAFTVEEADERRVSRIRVERADEPGTLILTEEASSE, from the coding sequence ATGAATGACATTCTCGGCTTGTTGGCCCTGTTCGGGCTGGTCCTGATGAACGGCTTTTTCGTGGCAGCGGAGTTTGCGCTGGTCAGCGTGCGGCGCACCCGCATCGATCAACTGGCCGACGAGGGCAACGCCACCGCCAAGGCCACGCAGCGCGCGCTGCACAACCTCGACCTGTACATCGCGGCCACGCAGCTTGGCATCACCATGGCGAGTCTGGCCATCGGCTTTGTGGCCGAACCGGCCATCGAACATCTGGTCGCCCCCCTCTTCGCGGACACAGCGCTGACCGAGGGCCAGGTCCGGGCGATCGCCTTTGGCATCGCCTTTGCGATCAGCACCGTGTTGCACATCGTCTTTGGCGAGCTGGCTCCCAAGAGCTGGGCCCTGCAGCGCAACGAGCAGGTTTCGCTGCTGGTCACGCGCCCGCTGCTGCTGTTCACCGGCGTCTTCAAATGGGCCATCGTGGGCCTGAACGCCATGGGCAACGGTGTGGTGCGTCTGTTTGGTCTGCGCGGCGTCGCCGGTCACCACACCGCGTACTCAGAAGAAGAAATCCGCATGATCGTGAGTGCGTCGAGCCAGGAGGGCGTGCTGGAGGACAGCGAGAAGGAGCTGGTCTACAACGTCTTCGACCTGTCGGACACCACCGTGCGCGAGATCATGACTCCGCGGGTGGACATGATCGTGGTGGACGGCGCCTCGCCCCTGCGCCGGATGCTGGAGCTGAATGCCGAGCACGGCTACTCGCGTGTGCCGGTCTACCAGGACACCGCCGACAACATCGTGGGCATCGTTCACAGCGGCGACGTGCTGCGGCACATCAACGAGCTTGACAGCGTGTCGGTCGCCGACGTGATGCGCAAGGTGTTCTTCGTTCCCGAGGGCATGAAGATCAAGGATCTGCTGACCAAGATGCGCGAGAAGAAGTCCCACCTGAGCGTGGTCGTCGACGAGTTCGGCGGCACGGCGGGGCTGGTCACGCTGGAAGACGCCCTCGAGGAAATCGTCGGTGAGATCTACGACGAGACCGACGAGGAAGAGCTGCCGCTGTTCGAGGTTGTTGGCGAGGGTGTCTATCTCATCGACGGCGGCATGATCGTCCACGAGGTCGAGCAGATTCTGGGCAGCAATCTGGAAGACGGCGACGGAGAGTTCGACACGCTGGGCGGCTTTATGACCGACCATTACGGCGACATTCCCGAGGTCGGTTACACCTTCGTCAAGGAGGGCTGGGCGTTCACGGTCGAGGAGGCCGACGAGCGCCGGGTCAGCCGCATCCGCGTGGAGCGGGCCGACGAGCCCGGTACCCTGATTCTGACCGAGGAGGCCAGCAGTGAGTGA
- a CDS encoding MraY family glycosyltransferase, with protein sequence MESLSTLAAQLGIANLFGRGFVSVIITFLTAWLFTWLFIPRLREFAVQVGWADQPNERRLNKEPLPNAGGLAIFAGFLISVVVAWTLRPIVVEIVNIQVLTILLGASLLVLVGFIDDQFGLSPLSRLLVQVLAAALLIVNGLKIDFNAIPFLPIIPDIINGPLSIFLTVLWIVGLTNAVNLMDGVDGVVGGVGFVVSTVLLATAAQFTDRAAAVVLLAGLSGAALGYLRHNFNPSRIIMGDAGAYLFGYTLAAVSLLGTLKFSAGASLLVPLVVLALPVLDTTQVVIGRLARGIRNPLGHPDKTHIHHRVLARTSSARRTAVILWGVALICGMAGMAFQGVRWPVIVATGLLIVLCLWFVAYRRMRAQDREVRPQENP encoded by the coding sequence ATGGAGTCTTTATCAACGCTCGCGGCGCAACTGGGCATCGCCAACTTGTTTGGCCGGGGCTTTGTCAGTGTCATCATCACCTTCCTGACCGCCTGGCTGTTTACCTGGCTGTTCATTCCCCGGCTGCGTGAATTCGCCGTGCAGGTGGGCTGGGCCGATCAGCCCAACGAGCGGCGGCTGAACAAGGAGCCGCTGCCCAATGCCGGGGGGCTGGCTATCTTTGCGGGCTTTCTGATCAGCGTGGTCGTGGCCTGGACGCTGCGGCCCATCGTCGTGGAAATCGTCAACATTCAGGTGCTCACCATTCTGCTGGGTGCGTCGCTGCTCGTGCTGGTAGGCTTTATCGACGATCAGTTCGGCCTCTCGCCGCTCTCAAGGTTGCTGGTGCAGGTGCTGGCCGCCGCGCTGCTCATCGTCAATGGCCTGAAGATCGACTTCAATGCCATTCCCTTTTTGCCCATCATCCCCGACATCATCAACGGGCCGCTGAGCATCTTTCTCACCGTGCTGTGGATCGTGGGTCTGACCAACGCGGTCAACCTGATGGACGGCGTGGACGGCGTGGTGGGGGGGGTGGGCTTTGTGGTGAGCACAGTGCTGCTGGCAACCGCCGCGCAGTTCACCGACCGCGCCGCCGCCGTGGTGCTGCTCGCGGGCCTCTCGGGGGCGGCGCTGGGGTACCTGCGGCACAACTTCAACCCCAGCCGCATCATCATGGGCGACGCCGGAGCTTATCTGTTCGGCTACACGCTGGCGGCCGTCAGCCTGCTGGGCACCCTCAAGTTCAGCGCCGGGGCCAGCCTGCTTGTGCCGCTGGTCGTGCTGGCGCTGCCGGTGCTGGACACCACCCAGGTCGTCATCGGGCGGCTGGCCCGCGGTATCCGCAATCCGCTGGGTCACCCCGACAAGACCCACATTCACCACCGGGTGCTGGCCCGCACCTCCAGCGCGCGCCGGACTGCCGTGATCCTGTGGGGAGTGGCGCTGATCTGCGGCATGGCGGGCATGGCCTTTCAGGGCGTGCGCTGGCCGGTGATCGTCGCCACGGGCCTGCTGATCGTGCTGTGCCTGTGGTTCGTGGCCTACCGCCGCATGCGCGCCCAGGACCGCGAGGTCCGGCCCCAGGAGAACCCCTAA
- the aceA gene encoding isocitrate lyase encodes MTAPQHSPRTPAEILEKTWQTEERWHGIQRNYSAQDVVKLRGSLPIEHTLARHGANKLWKLMKEEPFVNALGALTGNQAMQQVKAGLKAIYLSGWQVAGDANNAGQMYPDQSLYPASSVPDVVKRINNTLRRADQIQTSEGKDDVDYFAPIVADAEAGFGGPLNAFELMKAMIEAGAAGVHFEDQLASEKKCGHLGGKVLVPTSQFIRTLNAARLAADVSGVPTVLIARTDADAANLLTSDIDENDRPFCTGERTPEGFFFVKPGIEQAISRALAYAPYADVIWCETSVPNLEDARRFAEAVHARFPGKLLAYNCSPSFNWKKNLDDETIAKFQVELGKLGYKFQFITLAGFHSLNHAMFELAYGYARNQMTSFVELQEKEFAAQERGFTAVKHQREVGTGYFDLVSNAAAGGQSSTNALAGSTEAQQFGNRELAGAHD; translated from the coding sequence ATGACTGCACCCCAACACAGCCCGCGCACCCCCGCCGAGATTCTGGAAAAGACCTGGCAGACCGAGGAACGCTGGCACGGCATCCAGCGCAACTACAGCGCTCAGGACGTGGTGAAACTGCGCGGCAGCCTGCCCATCGAGCACACCCTGGCCCGGCACGGCGCGAACAAGCTGTGGAAGCTGATGAAGGAAGAGCCCTTTGTGAACGCGCTGGGCGCGCTGACCGGCAACCAGGCCATGCAGCAGGTCAAGGCCGGACTCAAGGCCATCTACCTCTCGGGCTGGCAGGTTGCCGGGGACGCCAACAACGCCGGGCAGATGTACCCTGACCAGAGCCTGTACCCCGCCTCCAGCGTCCCGGACGTGGTCAAGCGCATCAACAACACCCTGCGGCGCGCCGACCAGATCCAGACGAGTGAAGGCAAGGACGACGTGGATTACTTCGCGCCCATTGTGGCCGATGCCGAGGCGGGATTTGGCGGTCCGCTGAACGCCTTCGAGCTGATGAAGGCCATGATCGAAGCCGGAGCGGCGGGCGTGCATTTTGAAGACCAGCTCGCCTCCGAGAAGAAGTGCGGTCACCTGGGCGGCAAGGTGCTCGTGCCCACCAGCCAGTTCATCCGCACCCTGAATGCTGCGCGTCTCGCCGCCGACGTTTCCGGTGTGCCTACCGTCCTGATCGCCCGCACCGACGCCGACGCCGCCAACCTGCTCACCAGCGACATCGACGAGAACGACCGCCCCTTCTGCACCGGCGAGCGCACCCCCGAGGGCTTCTTCTTCGTCAAACCCGGCATCGAGCAGGCCATCAGCCGCGCCCTGGCCTACGCGCCGTACGCCGACGTGATCTGGTGCGAGACCTCGGTTCCCAACCTCGAAGACGCCCGCCGCTTTGCCGAGGCCGTCCACGCCCGCTTTCCCGGCAAGCTGCTCGCGTACAACTGCAGCCCCAGCTTCAACTGGAAGAAGAACCTCGACGACGAGACCATCGCCAAATTCCAGGTCGAGCTGGGCAAGCTGGGCTACAAGTTCCAGTTCATCACGCTGGCGGGCTTCCACAGCCTCAACCACGCCATGTTCGAGCTGGCCTACGGCTACGCCCGCAACCAGATGACGAGCTTCGTGGAGCTGCAGGAAAAAGAATTTGCGGCCCAGGAGCGCGGCTTCACCGCCGTCAAGCATCAGCGTGAGGTCGGGACCGGCTACTTTGATCTGGTGTCCAACGCCGCCGCCGGGGGCCAAAGCAGCACCAACGCCCTGGCAGGCAGCACTGAAGCCCAGCAGTTCGGAAACAGGGAGCTGGCCGGCGCACACGACTGA
- a CDS encoding MDR family oxidoreductase, translating into MNSQNEVPETFRALRVFKDAETVRAELQTLPLSELPDGDVLIRVSHSSLNYKDGLAVSGQPGVLRRYPMTPGIDLAGTVLTDDSGTYDAGDRVILTGWGIGERQDGGYAELARARPEWLVRQPGGTDATWAMSVGTAGFTAMLAVMALEEYGVEPGAGEVLVTGAAGGVGSTAIALLAAAGFTVTASTGRTEEETYLRGLGASNIISRDELPALTRPMEKERWAGVVDTVGGATLAGAYASTRSHGALAVCGLAGGSDLNTSVFPLILRGVGLLGIDSVTCPQPRREAAWARLARDLPASTLEQVTTVRGLSEVPELAPQILAGQVRGRTVVDVRR; encoded by the coding sequence ATGAACAGCCAGAACGAAGTTCCCGAGACCTTCCGCGCCCTGCGGGTGTTCAAGGACGCCGAGACCGTCCGTGCCGAGCTGCAGACCCTGCCGCTGTCCGAGTTGCCGGACGGCGACGTGCTGATCCGCGTGTCGCACTCCAGCCTGAACTACAAAGACGGCCTGGCGGTCTCGGGCCAGCCCGGCGTGCTGCGCCGCTACCCCATGACCCCCGGCATCGACCTGGCGGGCACGGTCCTCACGGACGACAGCGGCACGTATGACGCGGGCGACCGCGTGATCCTGACCGGCTGGGGCATCGGCGAGCGGCAGGACGGCGGGTACGCCGAACTGGCCCGCGCCCGGCCCGAGTGGCTGGTGCGCCAGCCCGGCGGCACCGACGCCACGTGGGCCATGAGCGTGGGCACGGCGGGCTTCACGGCCATGCTGGCGGTCATGGCCCTGGAGGAGTACGGCGTGGAGCCCGGCGCAGGCGAGGTGCTCGTGACCGGTGCGGCGGGCGGCGTGGGCAGCACGGCCATCGCCCTGCTGGCGGCGGCAGGCTTCACGGTGACCGCGAGCACCGGGCGCACCGAGGAGGAAACCTATCTGCGCGGGCTGGGCGCATCGAACATCATCTCACGCGACGAGCTGCCCGCCCTGACCCGTCCGATGGAAAAGGAACGCTGGGCCGGCGTGGTGGACACCGTGGGCGGCGCGACCCTGGCGGGCGCGTATGCCTCGACCCGCAGCCACGGCGCGCTGGCGGTGTGCGGTCTGGCGGGCGGCAGCGACCTGAACACCAGTGTCTTTCCGCTGATCCTGCGTGGTGTGGGGCTGCTCGGCATCGACAGCGTGACCTGTCCCCAGCCCCGGCGCGAGGCAGCCTGGGCGCGGCTGGCGCGTGATCTGCCGGCCTCCACGCTGGAGCAGGTCACCACCGTGCGCGGACTGTCTGAGGTGCCTGAGCTGGCCCCCCAGATTCTGGCCGGGCAGGTGCGCGGGCGCACCGTGGTCGACGTGCGGCGCTGA
- a CDS encoding phosphotransferase gives MTLRSSPAGEATPHRFPELEARYGPLSPMDSGMQSRVYATPDGAAVVKVYRNHKGQHRTEAQNMRRAGMGEWVLDATEADGIEALILRRFPGHPLRAADVPRALPQLRRIVAALHAERRGHVNLDRVAERLRRFRSALAPYPLDDLFDAVELPLAGGALTQPAAFCHLDMWHDNILIADPTGAAPGPHAGTDVLLIDWTKADWDDPLRDLALLKTGTLDLLPAAQSLDAALSFLPDRDPATLTRYRAYLALTTLHDLYWFLMNEPYEFDGQKDHKLARARHVLAQLPA, from the coding sequence TTGACCCTGCGTTCCAGCCCTGCGGGCGAGGCCACGCCGCACCGCTTTCCGGAACTGGAAGCCCGCTACGGCCCGCTGAGTCCTATGGACTCGGGCATGCAGAGCCGCGTGTACGCCACGCCCGACGGCGCGGCAGTCGTCAAGGTCTACCGCAACCACAAGGGCCAGCACCGCACCGAGGCGCAGAACATGCGCCGGGCAGGAATGGGCGAATGGGTGCTGGACGCCACCGAGGCCGACGGCATCGAGGCCCTGATCCTGCGCCGCTTTCCCGGGCACCCGCTGCGCGCCGCCGACGTGCCGCGCGCCCTGCCCCAGCTGCGCCGCATCGTGGCTGCCCTGCACGCCGAGCGCCGCGGGCACGTCAATCTGGACCGGGTGGCCGAGCGGTTGCGGCGGTTTCGCAGCGCGCTGGCCCCGTATCCGCTCGACGACCTGTTCGACGCGGTGGAGCTGCCCCTGGCCGGGGGGGCGCTGACCCAGCCGGCCGCTTTCTGTCACCTGGACATGTGGCACGACAACATCCTGATCGCCGACCCCACCGGCGCGGCGCCGGGTCCGCATGCCGGTACCGACGTCCTGCTGATCGACTGGACCAAGGCCGACTGGGACGACCCGCTGCGCGACCTGGCGTTGCTCAAGACCGGCACGCTGGACCTGCTGCCCGCGGCCCAGAGCCTGGACGCCGCCCTGAGTTTTCTGCCCGACCGCGACCCGGCCACCCTGACCCGCTACCGGGCCTACCTGGCCCTGACCACCCTGCACGACCTGTACTGGTTCCTGATGAACGAGCCGTATGAGTTCGACGGCCAGAAGGACCACAAGCTGGCCCGGGCCCGGCATGTGCTGGCCCAGCTGCCCGCCTGA
- the cdd gene encoding cytidine deaminase → MSEFQTVSVTPDPQLLEGAQAAFKQAYAPYSRFRVGAALRTPDGRVYFGANVENASYGLGRCAEQSAVQAMATAGGRGFTDIVVYSEATPPASPCGACRQVLYEFSPEARVVCVNQHGEVVSGLVRDFLPHGFRLEQRDDGHEVGTE, encoded by the coding sequence GTGAGTGAATTCCAGACCGTTTCCGTTACCCCCGACCCGCAATTGCTCGAGGGAGCCCAGGCCGCCTTTAAGCAGGCCTACGCTCCCTACAGCCGGTTCCGGGTGGGGGCAGCCCTGCGGACCCCGGACGGGCGCGTGTATTTCGGCGCCAATGTCGAGAACGCCAGCTACGGCCTGGGCCGCTGCGCCGAGCAGTCGGCGGTGCAGGCCATGGCGACGGCGGGCGGGCGCGGGTTCACGGACATCGTGGTCTACTCGGAAGCCACCCCCCCGGCCAGCCCGTGCGGCGCGTGCCGGCAGGTGCTGTACGAATTTTCTCCCGAGGCCCGCGTGGTCTGTGTCAACCAGCACGGCGAGGTGGTCAGCGGTCTGGTGCGCGACTTCCTGCCGCACGGCTTCCGGCTGGAGCAACGCGACGACGGGCATGAGGTAGGAACCGAGTAA
- a CDS encoding HD-GYP domain-containing protein, producing the protein MFRRPRPQQAPPAATPRTSEGGVADSGPDATRILSDLLSRPTHTGVLESALAHAATLLGGDVRGYAVVRRGQDCVTAVLGYPRALVGTALSGPWASMRARVLTDGAHELYELNPPEIHTLLNTCGMRDVKLSLVVPLSDRGRNLGALVLDRTGPGGIDPGAQEAVNRWAAAVAPLLGVLDSREDWKQTARQITGAVAEAVESRDFDALGHAAAVAEASVKLGRAVGLAERELEELWYAATLHDIGKIHGESGHALVGSNFLHGIPHLSEAQKAIRHHHERWDGQGEPGRLEGEDIPLYARIVAVANAYVRLGDFERLRTQAGKGLDARLVGLMEKVMLEAPTQ; encoded by the coding sequence GTGTTTCGACGCCCCCGACCCCAGCAGGCCCCGCCCGCCGCCACCCCGCGTACCAGCGAGGGCGGCGTTGCGGACAGCGGCCCCGATGCCACCCGCATCCTGAGCGATCTGCTGTCCCGGCCCACCCACACGGGTGTGCTGGAAAGCGCGCTGGCCCACGCCGCCACCCTGCTGGGCGGTGATGTGCGCGGCTACGCCGTTGTCCGGCGCGGCCAGGACTGTGTGACGGCGGTGCTGGGCTACCCGCGGGCCCTGGTTGGCACGGCGCTGTCCGGTCCCTGGGCGAGCATGCGGGCGCGGGTGCTCACCGACGGCGCCCACGAGCTGTACGAACTCAATCCGCCCGAGATCCACACGCTGCTCAACACCTGCGGCATGCGTGACGTGAAGCTCTCGCTGGTGGTGCCGCTCAGCGACCGTGGGCGCAACCTGGGAGCGCTGGTGCTTGACCGCACTGGGCCAGGGGGCATTGATCCCGGCGCCCAGGAAGCCGTGAACCGCTGGGCCGCCGCCGTCGCGCCGCTGCTGGGGGTGCTGGACAGCCGCGAGGACTGGAAGCAGACTGCCCGTCAGATCACCGGCGCGGTGGCCGAGGCCGTCGAGAGCCGTGACTTCGATGCCCTGGGCCACGCCGCGGCGGTGGCAGAGGCAAGCGTGAAGCTGGGCCGCGCCGTGGGCCTGGCTGAGCGCGAGCTGGAGGAACTGTGGTACGCCGCCACGCTGCACGACATCGGCAAGATCCACGGCGAGAGCGGTCATGCCCTGGTCGGGTCCAATTTCCTGCACGGCATTCCCCACCTTTCGGAGGCGCAGAAGGCCATTCGCCACCACCACGAGCGCTGGGACGGCCAGGGCGAGCCGGGCCGGCTGGAGGGCGAGGACATTCCGCTGTACGCACGGATTGTGGCGGTTGCCAACGCCTATGTGCGGTTGGGTGACTTTGAGCGTCTGCGTACCCAGGCGGGCAAGGGCCTCGACGCCCGGCTGGTCGGCCTGATGGAGAAGGTCATGCTGGAGGCGCCCACGCAGTGA
- a CDS encoding YkgJ family cysteine cluster protein, producing MTPPGAFHLPAASDAVTAPVQQAYDRYERQAGRWLGSYEARGGRVFCGAGCFQCCNMPIRVSLAEALITARALDPGQEVAVEQHARAALDNARTARDDEEYVRRHRQEVGFCPLLDRATGACTQYAARPTRCRDTFSAFPAVYCEAGTWEKMTRRERAEYRREVARTPGTDGEWHFIAPLEHLSEPVWVAAARAMRAEWNLEVWGDFWLLTTLARDAQFMERVARGDGRGAWKAAAQAGLAHPALLEIGD from the coding sequence ATGACCCCCCCCGGTGCCTTCCACCTTCCCGCCGCCTCTGACGCGGTGACCGCACCCGTCCAGCAGGCCTATGACCGCTACGAACGGCAGGCCGGGCGCTGGCTGGGCAGCTATGAAGCGCGTGGCGGCCGGGTGTTCTGCGGAGCGGGCTGTTTCCAGTGCTGCAACATGCCCATCCGGGTGTCCCTGGCCGAGGCGCTGATCACTGCCCGCGCCCTGGACCCGGGGCAGGAGGTGGCCGTCGAGCAGCATGCCCGCGCGGCCCTGGACAATGCCCGCACTGCCCGCGACGACGAGGAGTACGTGCGCCGGCACCGGCAGGAGGTGGGCTTTTGCCCGCTGCTGGACCGCGCCACCGGGGCCTGCACGCAGTACGCGGCGCGCCCCACCCGCTGCCGCGACACCTTCAGCGCCTTTCCGGCGGTGTACTGCGAGGCGGGCACCTGGGAGAAGATGACCCGCCGCGAGCGCGCCGAGTACCGCCGCGAGGTGGCACGCACGCCGGGGACCGACGGCGAGTGGCACTTCATCGCGCCGCTTGAACACCTGTCCGAGCCGGTGTGGGTGGCCGCGGCGCGGGCCATGCGCGCCGAGTGGAACCTGGAGGTGTGGGGCGACTTCTGGCTGCTCACCACCCTGGCACGCGACGCGCAGTTCATGGAGCGGGTCGCGCGCGGGGATGGCCGGGGCGCCTGGAAGGCCGCGGCGCAGGCCGGGCTGGCCCACCCGGCGCTGCTGGAAATCGGGGACTGA
- a CDS encoding metal-binding protein, whose translation MPSGRVHNLINIAAYSVLAAGALILSRQDLLTITPAQALNFTLAFAAGTFLLSPDLDLAEGRVDSKRHWGILGVLWVPYGRMFRHRGLSHTWVLGPLTRLAYLAVLITLIVGLLRTAVPTLTLPDIPQPISLKFAVPIMLGYYLSQWLHLIADGVRPDHGLRHTARKLRRMPGRRRPRARSRSH comes from the coding sequence GTGCCCAGCGGACGTGTCCACAACCTCATCAACATTGCTGCCTACAGCGTTCTGGCGGCCGGGGCTCTGATCCTCAGCCGCCAGGACCTGCTCACCATCACCCCCGCCCAGGCCCTGAACTTCACGCTGGCCTTCGCGGCGGGCACCTTTCTGCTGTCGCCGGACCTGGACCTTGCCGAGGGCCGGGTGGACAGCAAGCGCCACTGGGGCATTCTGGGCGTGCTGTGGGTGCCCTACGGCCGGATGTTTCGCCACCGGGGCCTGTCCCACACCTGGGTGCTGGGGCCGCTGACCCGCCTGGCGTATCTCGCAGTGCTCATCACGCTGATTGTCGGGCTGCTGCGCACCGCCGTGCCCACGCTCACGCTGCCCGACATCCCGCAGCCCATCAGCCTGAAGTTCGCTGTGCCCATCATGCTGGGGTATTACCTCAGCCAGTGGCTACACCTGATCGCCGATGGAGTGCGGCCCGACCACGGCTTGCGGCACACCGCCCGCAAGCTGCGGCGCATGCCCGGCCGGCGCCGCCCGCGCGCCCGCAGCCGGAGCCACTGA
- a CDS encoding HAD family hydrolase — MSDSVVARHVAFDWGGVFTVGTFDGRSTQNVAERGGLPVERIRDSYFRHVRQLEVGAWTLEQFWDVMVQETGVTLPYPEFEALYLGSILDNPAMYHTLAVLPGHVRVGLLSNNYPVVSDHLRADSRFARFDALVFSNELGHKKPAPEAFAALEAAMGVPAAQVAFVDDVQENIDAARAAGFHGLLYHHEHHAAFERELAGWLSPGLSG, encoded by the coding sequence ATGAGTGATTCCGTTGTGGCCCGGCACGTCGCCTTCGACTGGGGAGGCGTCTTCACGGTCGGCACCTTCGATGGACGCAGCACCCAGAACGTCGCGGAACGCGGCGGCCTGCCGGTGGAGCGCATCCGGGACAGCTATTTTCGCCACGTCCGTCAGCTGGAAGTCGGGGCGTGGACACTGGAACAGTTCTGGGACGTGATGGTGCAGGAAACCGGCGTCACCCTGCCTTACCCCGAATTCGAGGCGCTGTACCTGGGCAGCATCCTGGACAATCCGGCCATGTATCACACACTCGCCGTCCTGCCGGGGCACGTGCGCGTGGGCCTGCTGAGCAACAACTACCCGGTGGTCAGCGACCATCTGCGCGCCGATTCCCGCTTTGCCCGCTTTGACGCGCTGGTCTTCAGCAATGAGCTGGGCCACAAGAAACCGGCCCCCGAGGCGTTCGCGGCGCTGGAGGCGGCCATGGGCGTCCCCGCGGCGCAGGTCGCCTTCGTCGACGACGTGCAGGAGAACATCGACGCTGCGCGGGCAGCCGGGTTCCACGGACTGCTGTATCATCACGAGCACCACGCCGCCTTCGAGCGTGAGCTGGCCGGGTGGCTCAGTCCAGGCCTGTCCGGCTGA
- the upp gene encoding uracil phosphoribosyltransferase — translation MVTVVTHPLVQHKLSVMRDVRTGVKEFRELAAEVSVLLAYEAMRDLELAPQTLDTPIQSGEFPMLSGKKLALVAILRAGLVMTDAIVGLVPAAKVGHLGMYRDPNTLKPVDYYNKLPADIAERRVFLTDPMLATGGSASAAIQSLKDAGAQSIKLMCILAAPEGIAVIERDHPEVEIVTAAIDPRLDSHGYIVPGLGDAGDRIYGTK, via the coding sequence ATGGTTACTGTGGTTACCCACCCATTGGTTCAGCACAAACTGTCTGTGATGCGCGACGTGCGCACCGGCGTCAAGGAATTCCGCGAGCTGGCGGCCGAGGTCAGCGTGCTGCTTGCCTACGAGGCCATGCGCGATCTGGAACTGGCCCCGCAGACGCTCGACACACCCATCCAGAGCGGCGAGTTCCCCATGCTCAGCGGCAAGAAGCTCGCGCTCGTCGCGATTCTGCGCGCCGGGCTGGTCATGACCGACGCCATCGTGGGGCTGGTCCCGGCGGCCAAGGTGGGGCATCTGGGCATGTACCGTGACCCCAACACCCTCAAGCCGGTCGATTACTACAACAAGCTGCCTGCCGACATCGCCGAGCGCCGGGTGTTCCTGACCGACCCGATGCTGGCGACCGGCGGCAGTGCGAGCGCCGCCATCCAGAGCCTCAAGGACGCCGGGGCGCAGTCCATCAAGCTGATGTGCATTCTCGCGGCCCCGGAGGGCATCGCCGTGATCGAGCGCGACCACCCGGAGGTGGAGATCGTCACGGCCGCCATCGACCCACGCCTGGACAGCCACGGGTACATCGTTCCAGGCCTGGGCGACGCAGGCGACCGCATCTACGGCACCAAGTGA